One window from the genome of Haloprofundus halobius encodes:
- a CDS encoding DUF1931 family protein, which produces MADLIVKAAVKEALDDKNVASDFYDALDEEVKELLDDAARRAEANDRKTVQPRDL; this is translated from the coding sequence ATGGCAGACCTTATCGTCAAGGCAGCTGTTAAGGAAGCGCTCGATGACAAGAACGTCGCGTCGGACTTCTACGACGCGCTCGACGAGGAAGTCAAAGAGCTTCTCGACGACGCCGCCCGTCGCGCCGAGGCCAACGACCGGAAGACGGTCCAGCCGCGCGACCTCTAA
- a CDS encoding CDP-glycerol glycerophosphotransferase family protein, whose protein sequence is MQDEELPPGEVTGGREESETGEANDSEAGGRGEFDETRDGNGMEGRTRRQQLLYYVSLFFEAVAVFVVGAVTRRVGRDDSLWVFGARGGTDFGENTKYLYLSVAADKPDVRPVWVTKNPAIVRELQTHGYEAYHAFSPRGIWLQLRAGTVFLTHNLKDVNRFAVGGATLVMLWHGIPLKRISWDAELAERPRPVRALSRYLYDQYDLVTLTGSGVRDAFRTGFGLPDDRLVVTGYPRTDAFFGSVAGATLCTDEPALERVRRLAEGHEVWLYMPTFREDPAKRAPEHVDFAALEGVFAERDAYLVVKLHPRERLDADLSSFDHLLELPPGVDVYPLLPATDGLITDYSSVLFDYLLLDRPVVCYAYDLESYRAGRGFYYDYETVTPGPTARGFDELLDALESALDGDDDYGAERRAVRDRFFDDDEGGYADAVYEAVRQRRG, encoded by the coding sequence ATGCAGGACGAGGAGTTGCCGCCCGGGGAGGTGACGGGCGGACGCGAGGAGTCAGAGACGGGCGAGGCGAACGACTCAGAAGCGGGCGGACGCGGGGAGTTCGACGAGACACGCGACGGAAACGGGATGGAAGGACGAACTCGCCGGCAACAGTTGCTCTACTACGTCTCGCTGTTCTTCGAGGCCGTCGCCGTCTTCGTCGTCGGCGCGGTGACGCGGCGGGTCGGCCGCGACGACTCGCTGTGGGTGTTCGGTGCGCGCGGCGGCACCGACTTCGGCGAGAACACGAAGTATCTGTACCTCTCGGTCGCCGCCGACAAACCCGACGTGCGACCGGTCTGGGTGACGAAGAATCCCGCTATCGTCCGCGAACTCCAGACGCACGGCTACGAGGCGTACCACGCGTTCTCGCCGCGGGGTATCTGGCTGCAACTCCGGGCGGGGACCGTCTTCCTGACGCACAACCTCAAGGACGTGAACCGCTTCGCCGTCGGCGGCGCGACGCTCGTGATGCTGTGGCACGGTATCCCCCTGAAGCGCATCTCCTGGGACGCGGAACTCGCCGAGCGTCCGCGACCAGTACGGGCGCTCTCGCGGTATCTGTACGACCAGTACGACCTCGTGACGCTCACCGGGTCGGGGGTGCGCGACGCGTTCCGAACGGGGTTCGGCCTCCCCGACGACCGACTGGTCGTGACGGGGTATCCGCGGACCGACGCGTTCTTCGGGTCGGTGGCGGGCGCGACGCTCTGCACCGACGAACCGGCGCTGGAGCGAGTTCGGCGACTCGCCGAGGGCCACGAGGTGTGGCTCTACATGCCGACGTTCCGCGAGGACCCGGCGAAGCGGGCGCCCGAACACGTCGACTTCGCGGCGCTCGAAGGCGTGTTCGCAGAGCGTGACGCCTACCTCGTCGTCAAACTCCACCCGAGGGAGCGACTCGACGCCGACCTCTCGTCGTTCGACCACCTCCTCGAACTCCCGCCGGGCGTCGACGTGTACCCGTTGCTCCCGGCGACCGATGGCCTGATAACGGACTACTCGTCGGTGTTGTTCGACTACCTGCTTCTCGACAGGCCAGTCGTCTGCTACGCGTACGATCTGGAGTCGTACCGCGCCGGACGCGGGTTCTACTACGACTACGAGACGGTGACGCCCGGGCCGACGGCGCGGGGCTTCGACGAACTGCTCGACGCGCTCGAATCGGCGCTCGACGGCGACGACGACTACGGGGCCGAGCGGCGCGCCGTCCGCGACCGGTTTTTCGACGACGACGAGGGCGGCTACGCGGACGCCGTCTACGAGGCGGTGAGACAACGACGTGGTTGA
- a CDS encoding sugar phosphate isomerase/epimerase family protein, with protein sequence MTDIRSGFVTQTHTGDVTALEAVEQADAFDFDFLELYMDGATERSRLDREAFVAAVDDAGVDVLVHLPFVDLDLGTPRDGVRDAALDEHRACLDAAAELGTEKAVLHASTHATYPEWDAETTHPRMLDAIRRLDDHGRDVGVEVCVENLPSVSFTVHEFDRVFAETDASMTFDTGHARVDGMDAEASAAFLDDHRERVSHVHVNDARGASDEHVPTGSGTTDFETILAPLRENWGGTVSAEVYTFDADYLELSKRKLDEVLA encoded by the coding sequence ATGACCGACATCAGGAGCGGATTCGTCACGCAGACGCACACGGGCGACGTGACCGCGCTCGAAGCCGTCGAACAGGCCGACGCGTTCGACTTCGACTTTCTCGAACTGTACATGGACGGTGCGACGGAACGGAGTCGACTGGACCGCGAGGCGTTCGTCGCCGCCGTCGACGACGCCGGAGTCGACGTACTCGTCCACCTCCCGTTCGTCGATTTGGACCTCGGCACGCCGCGCGACGGCGTTCGCGACGCCGCACTCGACGAACACCGCGCGTGTCTCGACGCCGCCGCGGAACTGGGTACGGAGAAAGCGGTCCTCCACGCGAGCACGCACGCGACGTATCCCGAATGGGACGCCGAGACGACTCACCCGCGGATGCTCGACGCGATACGCCGACTGGACGACCACGGCCGAGACGTCGGTGTCGAGGTGTGCGTCGAGAACCTTCCGAGCGTCTCCTTCACCGTCCACGAGTTCGACCGCGTGTTCGCCGAAACCGACGCGTCGATGACGTTCGACACGGGGCACGCCCGCGTCGACGGGATGGACGCCGAGGCGTCGGCGGCGTTTCTCGACGACCACCGCGAGCGCGTCTCGCACGTCCACGTCAACGACGCCCGCGGCGCGAGCGACGAACACGTCCCGACCGGTTCCGGAACCACGGATTTCGAGACGATTCTCGCACCGCTTCGCGAGAACTGGGGTGGCACCGTCTCCGCGGAAGTGTACACGTTCGACGCCGACTACCTCGAACTCAGCAAGCGAAAACTGGACGAGGTTCTCGCCTGA
- the rpiA gene encoding ribose-5-phosphate isomerase RpiA has translation MKTTGGSDEAKRRAGESAADLVTDGMVVGLGTGSTAARAIRALGRKVDAGLDVRGVPTSFASRELAREVGVPLVALDDVDAVDLAIDGADQVAGLDLVKGGGAAHAREKVVDAFADRFVVVADPSKVAETLSHPVPVEVLPDARSTVAAAVSDAGGEPTLREAERKDGPVVTDNGNLVLDCEFGEIHDAAALSRTLSAVPGVVEHGLFVGLADEIHVGTDDDVRVESA, from the coding sequence ATGAAGACGACCGGTGGAAGCGACGAGGCGAAACGACGCGCGGGCGAGAGTGCGGCCGACCTCGTGACCGACGGGATGGTCGTCGGCCTCGGGACGGGGAGCACGGCGGCGCGCGCGATTCGCGCACTCGGCCGGAAGGTCGACGCCGGACTCGACGTACGCGGTGTGCCGACGTCGTTCGCCTCGCGCGAACTCGCCCGCGAGGTCGGCGTTCCGCTCGTCGCGCTCGACGACGTCGACGCGGTGGACCTCGCCATCGACGGGGCCGACCAGGTAGCGGGACTCGACCTCGTGAAGGGTGGGGGTGCGGCCCACGCCCGCGAGAAGGTCGTCGACGCGTTCGCCGACCGGTTCGTCGTCGTCGCCGACCCCTCCAAAGTCGCCGAGACGCTCTCGCACCCGGTGCCGGTCGAGGTGCTACCGGACGCGCGCAGTACGGTCGCCGCCGCCGTTTCCGACGCCGGCGGCGAGCCGACGCTCCGCGAGGCAGAGCGAAAGGACGGGCCGGTCGTCACCGACAACGGCAATCTGGTGCTCGACTGCGAGTTCGGCGAAATTCACGACGCGGCGGCGCTCTCGCGCACGCTCTCTGCGGTCCCCGGCGTCGTCGAGCACGGCCTGTTCGTCGGCCTCGCCGACGAGATACACGTCGGCACCGACGACGACGTGCGCGTCGAATCCGCGTAA
- a CDS encoding DUF7563 family protein, which yields MPTCDYCGSHVSERFARVFADEYGRLMACPACSANAGIADVARHRARNA from the coding sequence ATGCCAACCTGCGACTACTGCGGGTCGCACGTCTCCGAACGTTTCGCGCGGGTGTTTGCCGACGAGTACGGGCGTCTCATGGCCTGTCCAGCTTGTTCGGCGAACGCCGGTATCGCGGACGTCGCACGACATCGCGCCCGCAACGCGTAA
- a CDS encoding glycerophosphodiester phosphodiesterase encodes MAQLAGQATTTETETDVSLIAHRGFAGVYPENTRAAFGRAVGVGDATLTPQADVVELDVMPTATGEVVVFHDTDLGRLTDAPTTLADRKVWETPYETLRGFEVLGTGESVPLLSEILDLIPASVGVNVEFKNPGVDDVRYGPLDAADLDARREVWEPFVDRTLSSLADYPHEMLVSSFHEGALAAAREFDESVPLASVFWDDIEAGLRTARRYDCEVVHVPWNMVHGTELFNAEYLAGPFDPIDVVEIAHEEGRRVNAWTVESWYQADQLRQAGVDGLIADYPNLLHYGSKRPEAAEPVEPTSAKGSPNTPDAPSR; translated from the coding sequence ATGGCACAGCTAGCAGGGCAGGCAACGACGACCGAGACGGAGACGGACGTGTCGCTCATCGCCCACCGGGGGTTCGCGGGTGTCTACCCGGAGAACACGCGGGCGGCGTTCGGGCGCGCGGTCGGCGTCGGGGACGCGACGCTGACGCCGCAAGCGGACGTCGTCGAACTCGACGTGATGCCGACGGCGACGGGTGAGGTCGTCGTCTTCCACGACACCGACCTCGGCCGGCTAACGGACGCGCCGACGACGCTCGCCGACCGGAAAGTGTGGGAGACACCGTACGAGACGCTGCGTGGGTTCGAGGTGCTCGGAACCGGCGAGTCGGTGCCGCTACTCTCGGAGATTCTCGACCTGATTCCGGCGAGCGTCGGCGTCAACGTCGAGTTCAAGAACCCCGGCGTCGACGACGTTCGGTACGGCCCCCTCGACGCCGCCGACCTCGACGCCCGGCGCGAGGTCTGGGAGCCGTTCGTCGACCGCACGCTCTCGTCGCTGGCCGACTACCCCCACGAGATGCTGGTCTCGTCGTTCCACGAGGGCGCGCTCGCCGCCGCTCGGGAGTTCGACGAGTCGGTGCCGCTCGCGTCGGTGTTCTGGGACGACATCGAGGCCGGACTTCGAACCGCCCGACGCTACGACTGTGAAGTGGTACACGTGCCGTGGAACATGGTGCACGGCACCGAACTGTTCAACGCGGAGTATCTCGCGGGGCCGTTCGACCCGATAGACGTCGTCGAAATCGCCCACGAAGAGGGACGGCGCGTCAACGCCTGGACCGTCGAGAGTTGGTATCAGGCCGACCAACTCCGACAAGCGGGCGTCGACGGCCTCATCGCGGACTATCCGAACCTCCTCCACTACGGTTCGAAGCGACCGGAGGCGGCGGAACCGGTCGAACCGACCTCGGCGAAGGGGTCGCCGAACACTCCCGACGCGCCGTCTCGGTGA
- the larB gene encoding nickel pincer cofactor biosynthesis protein LarB: MRDILEAVASGELSPAAAEARLAGYASTDAGRFDAAREHRRGVPEAILADGKIPEETASLALTALETTGRALVTRTDEATVAAVSERVGEARPGATVDVDERARTVVAHAPGFERPSLEATVAVVTAGTSDAAAAGEAATVLREMGATVDRIDDVGVANIDRALDQREALRAADALVVAAGREGALPTVVAGMVDAPVVALPVSVGYGFGGEGEAALAGMLQSCSVLSVVNVDAGFVAGAQTGLIARAVSAARDG; the protein is encoded by the coding sequence ATGCGAGACATTCTGGAGGCAGTCGCCTCGGGGGAACTCTCTCCGGCGGCGGCCGAAGCCCGGTTGGCGGGCTACGCGAGCACCGACGCGGGACGGTTCGACGCCGCCCGCGAGCACCGACGCGGCGTGCCGGAGGCGATCCTCGCCGACGGCAAAATCCCGGAGGAGACGGCCTCGCTCGCGCTCACGGCGCTCGAAACGACGGGACGAGCGCTCGTCACTCGAACCGACGAGGCGACCGTCGCGGCCGTCTCCGAGCGCGTCGGCGAGGCACGACCCGGCGCGACCGTCGACGTCGACGAGCGTGCGCGAACGGTCGTCGCGCACGCGCCCGGATTCGAGCGCCCGTCGCTCGAGGCCACCGTCGCGGTCGTCACCGCCGGGACCTCCGACGCCGCGGCCGCGGGCGAGGCGGCGACGGTGCTCCGCGAGATGGGCGCGACGGTCGACCGCATCGACGACGTGGGCGTCGCCAACATCGACCGCGCGCTCGACCAGCGCGAGGCGCTTCGCGCGGCCGACGCGCTTGTCGTCGCCGCGGGACGAGAGGGGGCGCTCCCGACGGTCGTCGCCGGGATGGTCGACGCGCCCGTCGTCGCGCTCCCGGTCTCGGTCGGCTACGGCTTCGGCGGCGAGGGCGAGGCCGCGCTCGCGGGGATGCTCCAGTCGTGTTCGGTGCTCTCGGTCGTCAACGTCGACGCCGGGTTCGTCGCGGGCGCACAGACCGGACTCATCGCGAGAGCTGTCTCCGCGGCCCGCGACGGGTAG